A region from the Mya arenaria isolate MELC-2E11 chromosome 2, ASM2691426v1 genome encodes:
- the LOC128223967 gene encoding neuronal acetylcholine receptor subunit alpha-10-like isoform X1, with amino-acid sequence MVSPAWLFLTGIAALLAVDGIKADKGYDERWPSDFSAEGVLIKNLLEGYNKRAGKYARPVFNHTHAVPVRLMLQLIQIIDLDEKNQVLKLNLWTNYYWIDEFLRWNPDDYAGVSEIRIPSDLIWTPDIKLYNYADTRKDERRDALCVLSYDGNITWGPQGIYMSSCEINVNTFPFDKQTCHLKFGSWTYDGSKLNLSFYGEKEQMITDDYFVPNKAWTVLETPGKRTVEMYTCCPNPYIDITYTVVFRRSATFYTYILIVPCVLLTTLTLVLYWIPPESPTKMALGMSIFMAFFVLLLLFEGNMPPASEDVPILGTYYCLNMILITTSTFLNVFVVNLSFYGSRAAIPKLMKTVMFEYVARILCMDNLVRPFLEADKKRLIPVAIPGLGLVNGGNGKFQKNWKGSTELLSNRKDELQIDPQLAEIDSKLADVKEFIAAYFERLDDKDRREKLAKEWKAVGLIFDRLFFWIYLVTILTSLSVVLSVIFLGS; translated from the exons AGGGTTACGACGAGCGTTGGCCAAGCGACTTTTCAGCAGAAGGGGTGTTGATTAAGAATCTACTTGAGGGGTACAATAAGAGGGCCGGTAAATACGCCCGACCAGTTTTTAACCACACCCACGCCGTGCCCGTACGACTCATGCTACAACTAATCCAGATTATTGACCTTGATGAAAAGAACCAAGTCTTGAAATTGAACCTTTGGACAAACTAC taCTGGATTGACGAATTTCTCCGATGGAATCCAGACGACTATGCAGGTGTCAGTGAAATACGGATACCTTCTGACCTGATCTGGACGCCAGATATTAAACTCTATAACTA TGCTGACACGAGGAAAGATGAACGTAGGGACGCCCTTTGTGTTTTAAGTTATGATGGAAATATAACCTGGGGCCCGCAAGGCATATATATGAGTTCTTGTGAAATCAATGTTAATACATTCCCCTTTGATAAACAAACGTGCCATCTGAAATTTGGATCTTGGACTTATGATGGCTCAAAATTAAACTTGTCATTTTATGGCGAAAAAGAGCAAATGATTACGGATGACTATTTTGTGCCAAATAAAGCATGGACAGTGCTCGAGACGCCTGGTAAAAGAACAGTGgaaatgtatacatgttgtcCGAACCCATATATAGACATCACGTACACAGTCGTGTTTAGACGCTCGGCtacattttatacatacattttaattgtGCCATGTGTGCTTTTGACAACATTGACGCTAGTTCTCTACTGGATACCGCCAGAATCACCTACAAAAATGGCTCTAG GTATGAGCATATTCATGGCGTTCTTTGTGTTGTTGCTTCTGTTTGAAGGCAACATGCCACCAGCTTCAGAAGACGTACCCATCCTTG GAACGTACTATTGTCTAAACATGATACTGATTACAACATCGACATTCCTGAACGTGTTTGTTGTCAACTTGTCATTTTATGGGTCGAGGGCAGCGATTCCAAAGTTGATGAAAACg GTGATGTTTGAATACGTGGCTAGGATACTGTGTATGGACAATTTAGTTCGACCCTTCCTGGAAGCGGACAAGAAACGGCTTATACCAGTAGCTATCCCAGGGCTAGGACTGGTCAATGGTGGCAATGGAAAATTTCAAAAGAATTGGAAAGGATCTACAGAGCTGCTATCTAACCGAAAAGATGAACTCCAAATTGATCCTCAGTTAGCTGAAATTGATTCGAAACTCGCAGATGTGAAAGAATTCATAGCCGCATACTTTGAACGGCTAGATGACAAGGACAGAAGAGAGAAATTAGCAAAAGAATGGAAGGCTGTCGGGTTGATATTTGACCGCCTGTTTTTCTGGATATACTTGGTTACGATACTGACCTCGTTATCCGTGGTATTGTCTGTGATCTTTTTGGGCAGTTGA